From one Oceanimonas doudoroffii genomic stretch:
- the potC gene encoding spermidine/putrescine ABC transporter permease PotC — MTRWLKGALLLLVFAYLYIPIGVLVVNSFNQSRFGIRWDGFTLDWYQRLAGNTALLEAARHSLTVALLSASVATLIGTLAAVALYRYRFRGKRFVGGMLFVVMMSPDIVMAISLLALFVVIGVSLGFWSLLFAHVTFCLPFVVITVFSRLRGFDVRIIEAARDLGAGEAVIFRRILLPLALPAIAAGWLLSFTLSLDDVIISSFVTGPGYDILPLRIYSMVKVGVSPEVNALATLMLVVSLILVVISQLLLRDKR; from the coding sequence ATGACCAGATGGCTGAAAGGCGCATTGCTGTTGCTGGTGTTTGCCTACCTGTATATCCCCATTGGTGTGCTGGTGGTGAACTCCTTTAACCAGTCCCGCTTTGGCATTCGCTGGGACGGTTTTACCCTGGACTGGTATCAGCGGCTGGCCGGCAACACCGCCCTGCTCGAGGCGGCGCGCCACTCGCTGACGGTGGCCCTGCTGTCCGCCAGTGTCGCCACCCTGATCGGCACCCTGGCGGCGGTGGCACTGTACCGTTACCGCTTTCGTGGCAAACGCTTCGTGGGGGGCATGCTGTTTGTGGTGATGATGTCACCGGATATCGTCATGGCCATTTCGCTGCTGGCGCTGTTCGTGGTCATTGGCGTGTCGCTGGGGTTCTGGTCACTGCTGTTTGCCCATGTCACCTTTTGCCTGCCCTTTGTGGTGATCACGGTATTTTCCCGGCTCAGGGGCTTTGATGTGCGCATCATAGAAGCGGCGCGGGATCTGGGCGCCGGCGAAGCGGTGATTTTCCGGCGCATTCTGCTGCCGCTGGCGCTGCCGGCCATCGCCGCGGGCTGGCTGCTCAGCTTCACCCTGTCGCTGGATGACGTCATCATCAGCTCCTTCGTGACCGGGCCGGGTTATGACATTCTGCCGCTGCGCATTTATTCCATGGTCAAGGTGGGAGTTTCCCCCGAGGTCAATGCACTGGCCACCCTGATGCTGGTGGTATCACTGATTCTGGTGGTGATTTCTCAATTACTGTTAAGGGACAAACGCTGA
- a CDS encoding extracellular solute-binding protein yields MNIRTYSLAVALATLPAFSVAQERLAVYAWAEYLPEAVLHAFTKETGVAVDYASFDSNEALYAKLKLLQTSGARESYDVIFPSSYMLSKMARENMLQPLDKSQLPHFGQLDSALLNRDFDKGNTYSMPYAFGSTAIAVNRDELPDASVTGWADLWNSDFNGQLMLTDDIRENFQMALLTLGHSANSKDGQEVAAAYDKLVALKDNVLLYNSDNPRMPYVTGETSIGLLWSDQAYKTQQDGLNLEYVYPEEGAIFWVDSAAIPANARSVDAAHRFLDYLMRPEVAAQIITELGLAVPNRGAKALLPADVANNPVLFPSAEVVANGHFQDDLGDEVLAIYEQFWVKLRTQ; encoded by the coding sequence ATGAATATTCGCACTTACTCGCTGGCGGTGGCCCTGGCCACCCTGCCCGCCTTTTCCGTGGCCCAGGAGCGCCTGGCCGTGTACGCCTGGGCCGAATACCTGCCCGAGGCCGTGTTGCATGCCTTTACCAAGGAAACCGGCGTGGCGGTGGATTACGCCAGTTTTGACTCCAACGAGGCGCTCTATGCCAAGCTCAAGCTGCTGCAGACCAGCGGTGCCAGGGAAAGCTATGACGTGATTTTTCCGTCCAGCTACATGCTGAGCAAAATGGCCCGGGAGAACATGCTGCAGCCCCTCGACAAGAGCCAACTGCCCCACTTCGGCCAGCTGGACTCTGCCCTGCTGAATCGGGATTTCGACAAGGGCAATACCTACAGCATGCCCTATGCCTTTGGCAGCACCGCCATTGCCGTTAACCGGGACGAGCTGCCTGATGCCAGCGTGACCGGCTGGGCCGATTTGTGGAACAGTGATTTCAACGGCCAGCTGATGCTGACCGACGACATTCGCGAAAATTTCCAGATGGCACTGCTGACCCTGGGGCATTCCGCCAACAGCAAGGATGGCCAGGAGGTGGCCGCCGCTTATGACAAGCTGGTGGCGTTGAAAGACAATGTGCTGCTGTATAACTCCGACAACCCGCGCATGCCTTATGTGACCGGTGAAACCAGCATCGGCCTGTTGTGGAGCGATCAGGCTTACAAGACCCAGCAGGATGGCCTCAATCTGGAATATGTTTATCCCGAGGAAGGCGCCATCTTCTGGGTGGACAGTGCCGCCATTCCCGCCAACGCCCGCTCCGTGGATGCCGCGCACCGTTTTCTGGATTATCTGATGCGGCCCGAAGTCGCCGCACAGATCATTACCGAGCTGGGACTGGCGGTGCCCAATCGAGGGGCCAAGGCGCTGTTGCCCGCCGACGTGGCGAACAACCCGGTGCTGTTTCCCTCGGCCGAGGTGGTGGCGAACGGCCATTTCCAGGACGATCTGGGCGATGAAGTGCTCGCCATCTACGAACAGTTCTGGGTCAAGCTGCGTACCCAGTGA
- the cobB gene encoding Sir2 family NAD+-dependent deacetylase yields MHSVQKGNIVILTGAGISAESGIRTFRAADGLWEEHHIEDVATPEGYRRNPELVQRFYNERRALLQTVAPNAAHQALARLEAEWPDRVTLITQNIDDLHERAGSHNVLHMHGELLKARCPHSNQTVDWSGDLRTTDLCHCCQFPEPLRPHVVWFGEMPLLLDHIYQALSEASLFVAIGTSGNVYPAAGFVHEAAMHNAHTLEINLQPSEIRTHFDAHRYGPATQEVGAWVEELLTGLAGAPIRQQG; encoded by the coding sequence ATGCACAGCGTGCAGAAAGGAAACATCGTGATCCTCACCGGCGCCGGCATTTCCGCCGAGTCCGGCATTCGCACTTTCAGGGCCGCAGACGGCCTGTGGGAAGAGCATCATATCGAAGACGTGGCCACGCCCGAAGGTTACCGCCGTAATCCCGAGCTGGTGCAGCGCTTTTACAATGAAAGGCGCGCACTGTTGCAAACCGTTGCGCCCAATGCGGCCCACCAGGCCCTGGCCCGGCTCGAGGCCGAGTGGCCGGATCGCGTAACCCTGATCACCCAGAACATCGATGATCTGCACGAGCGTGCCGGCAGCCACAATGTGCTGCACATGCACGGCGAGCTGCTCAAGGCGCGCTGCCCCCACAGCAACCAGACCGTCGACTGGAGCGGCGATCTGCGCACCACGGATCTGTGCCATTGCTGCCAGTTTCCCGAGCCGTTGCGCCCTCATGTGGTCTGGTTCGGAGAAATGCCGCTGCTGCTCGATCATATTTACCAGGCCTTGAGTGAAGCCAGCCTGTTCGTTGCCATCGGCACCTCGGGCAATGTCTATCCCGCCGCCGGCTTTGTACACGAGGCGGCCATGCACAACGCCCATACCCTGGAGATCAACCTGCAGCCCAGCGAAATACGCACCCATTTCGATGCCCATCGCTACGGCCCGGCCACCCAGGAAGTCGGCGCCTGGGTGGAGGAGTTACTGACCGGTCTCGCCGGAGCCCCCATTCGGCAACAAGGTTGA
- a CDS encoding integration host factor subunit alpha codes for MALTKADIAEHLFTKLGISKRDAKDMVEAFFEEIRSALEQGEQVKISGFGNFELRNKGERPGRNPKTGEDIPISARRVVTFRPGQKLKARVENATLNDAE; via the coding sequence ATGGCGTTAACCAAGGCCGACATAGCAGAGCACCTGTTTACCAAACTTGGCATCAGCAAGCGGGATGCCAAGGACATGGTTGAAGCGTTCTTTGAGGAAATTCGTAGTGCGCTTGAACAGGGTGAACAGGTCAAAATTTCCGGTTTCGGCAATTTTGAACTGCGCAACAAGGGAGAACGCCCCGGGCGCAATCCCAAGACCGGGGAAGACATTCCCATTTCGGCCAGGCGGGTGGTGACCTTTCGCCCGGGGCAGAAGCTCAAGGCCCGGGTGGAGAACGCCACCCTGAACGACGCAGAGTAA
- the pheT gene encoding phenylalanine--tRNA ligase subunit beta, translating into MKFSKSWLDEWINTGLNAEALAEQITMAGLEVDGIEPVAGDFSQVVVGEVVECGQHPDADKLRVTKINVGGDELLDIVCGAPNCRQGLKVAVAVVGAVLPGDFKIKKAKLRGQPSHGMLCSYGELGIDVESDGIIELPADAPVGTDVRDYLALNDVIVEVDLTPNRADCLSLAGLAREVGVLNNQDVAWPEIAAVPAAIDDRLDIRLEAPAACPRYLGRVVKNINVKAETPLWMQEKLRRSGIRSIDPVVDITNFVLLEWGQPMHAFDLNTLNGGIVVRQAEQGEKLTLLDGNEVTLNTDTLVIADSERPVAMAGIFGGEATGVTENTRHVLLECAFFSPLAITGRARSYGLHTDSSHRFERGVDYRLQHKVMERATALLLDICGGEAGPVIEAVADDQLPQAATVTLRHAKLNRLIGIDIDAGQVTEMLTRLGLEVTTTAEGWNVVVPSYRFDIAIEEDLVEEVARIYGYNNIPNVAPRANLSMSSHREAQLPLNRLKDALVDAGYQEAITYSFVDPTQQQLLFPNAEHMVLPNPIAADMSAMRVSLWPGLIQAAVYNQNRQQSRLRLFEQGLTFVPDNTAENGVRQTPVLAGLILGAVVDEHWSMSSQGADFFDLKGDVESLLALSADELAFSVERAELAALHPGQSARLLRGGQVVGHFGALHPSLLKKLGLKSQVYLFEIELAALTERRVPNAVEVSRFPANRRDLALVVDQNLAAADILDLVRKVGGNQLVGLNLFDVYQGQGIAEGKKSLALSLVLQDTQRTLEEKEIADTVARIVTAVSDEFNASLRD; encoded by the coding sequence ATGAAGTTTTCAAAATCATGGCTGGATGAATGGATCAACACCGGTCTTAACGCCGAGGCCCTTGCCGAGCAGATCACCATGGCCGGTCTGGAAGTGGACGGCATCGAGCCGGTGGCCGGCGACTTCAGCCAGGTCGTTGTGGGTGAAGTGGTGGAGTGCGGCCAGCACCCGGACGCCGACAAGCTGCGCGTCACCAAAATCAATGTGGGCGGTGACGAGCTGCTCGACATCGTCTGTGGCGCCCCTAACTGCCGTCAGGGCCTGAAGGTGGCGGTGGCCGTGGTTGGCGCCGTGCTGCCCGGTGATTTCAAAATCAAGAAGGCCAAGCTGCGCGGCCAGCCGTCTCACGGCATGCTGTGCTCCTACGGTGAGCTGGGTATCGATGTGGAGTCCGACGGCATTATCGAGCTGCCCGCCGATGCGCCGGTCGGTACCGACGTGCGTGACTATCTGGCCCTGAACGACGTCATTGTCGAGGTGGATCTGACCCCCAACCGCGCCGACTGCCTGAGTCTCGCCGGCCTGGCTCGGGAAGTGGGAGTGCTCAACAATCAGGATGTGGCCTGGCCCGAGATCGCCGCCGTGCCCGCCGCCATTGACGATCGGCTCGACATTCGCCTGGAAGCGCCCGCCGCCTGTCCCCGTTACCTGGGCCGGGTGGTGAAGAACATCAACGTCAAGGCCGAGACGCCACTGTGGATGCAGGAAAAACTGCGTCGCAGCGGTATTCGCAGCATCGATCCCGTGGTGGACATCACCAATTTCGTGCTGCTGGAATGGGGCCAGCCCATGCACGCCTTTGACCTCAATACCCTGAACGGTGGTATTGTGGTTCGTCAGGCGGAGCAAGGCGAAAAACTGACCCTGCTCGACGGCAACGAAGTGACCCTGAACACCGACACCCTGGTGATTGCCGACAGCGAGCGCCCGGTGGCCATGGCCGGTATCTTTGGTGGCGAAGCCACCGGCGTGACCGAAAATACTCGGCACGTGCTGCTGGAGTGTGCCTTCTTCAGCCCGCTGGCCATTACCGGTCGCGCCCGCAGCTACGGCCTGCATACCGACTCGTCCCACCGCTTTGAGCGGGGCGTGGATTACCGCCTGCAGCACAAGGTGATGGAGCGGGCTACCGCCCTGCTGCTGGACATCTGCGGCGGTGAAGCCGGCCCGGTCATTGAAGCCGTCGCTGACGATCAGCTGCCTCAGGCCGCCACCGTGACCCTGCGCCACGCCAAACTCAACCGCCTCATCGGTATTGACATCGACGCCGGTCAGGTGACTGAAATGCTGACCCGCCTGGGGCTGGAGGTCACCACCACCGCCGAGGGTTGGAACGTGGTAGTGCCGAGCTATCGCTTTGACATTGCCATCGAGGAAGATCTGGTGGAAGAAGTGGCCCGCATCTACGGCTACAACAACATTCCCAATGTCGCTCCTCGGGCCAACCTCTCCATGTCGTCCCACCGTGAGGCGCAACTGCCGCTGAACCGGCTCAAGGATGCCCTGGTGGACGCGGGTTACCAGGAAGCCATCACCTACAGCTTTGTGGATCCGACCCAGCAGCAACTGCTGTTCCCGAACGCCGAGCACATGGTGTTGCCCAACCCCATCGCCGCCGACATGTCTGCCATGCGGGTCTCACTGTGGCCGGGCCTGATCCAGGCCGCGGTCTACAACCAGAACCGCCAGCAGTCGCGTCTGCGTCTGTTCGAACAGGGCCTGACCTTTGTGCCGGACAACACCGCCGAAAACGGCGTGCGCCAGACCCCGGTTCTGGCGGGCCTGATACTGGGCGCCGTGGTGGACGAGCACTGGAGCATGAGCAGCCAGGGTGCCGATTTCTTTGATCTCAAGGGCGACGTGGAAAGCCTGCTGGCCCTCTCCGCCGATGAGTTGGCCTTCAGCGTCGAGCGCGCCGAGCTGGCAGCCCTGCACCCGGGGCAATCCGCTCGGCTGCTGCGTGGCGGTCAGGTAGTGGGTCACTTTGGCGCCCTGCATCCCAGCCTGCTGAAGAAACTCGGCCTCAAGTCTCAGGTGTACCTGTTTGAAATCGAGCTGGCCGCCCTGACCGAACGCCGAGTGCCGAATGCGGTGGAGGTGTCTCGTTTCCCGGCCAACCGCCGCGATCTGGCACTGGTTGTCGATCAGAACCTGGCCGCTGCCGATATCCTTGATTTGGTTAGGAAAGTTGGCGGTAACCAGCTGGTTGGCTTAAACTTGTTTGACGTGTACCAGGGCCAGGGCATTGCCGAGGGCAAAAAGAGCCTGGCACTCAGCCTGGTACTGCAGGACACCCAACGGACGTTGGAAGAAAAGGAAATCGCCGACACCGTGGCCCGCATTGTAACGGCGGTTTCCGACGAGTTTAATGCTTCCTTGAGGGATTGA
- the pheS gene encoding phenylalanine--tRNA ligase subunit alpha, translating to MDQLEDVIVKAQAEIQAAATAAELDEIRVRYMGKKGTFTEQSKALGKLSPEERPAAGQAINQAKQAVNDALNSKRDALQLAELNTKLAGETLDISLPGRRQASGGLHPVSRTIKRIESFFGELGFQVAEGPEIEDDFHNFDALNIPAHHPARADHDTFYFNPKLMLRTQTSGVQIRTMEQQQPPIRIISPGRVYRNDYDQTHTPMFHQVEGLLVDENVSFTQLKGVLHDFLHNFFEEDLQIRFRPSYFPFTEPSAEVDVMGKNGKWLEVLGCGMVHPNVLRSVGIDPERYSGFAFGMGVERLTMLRYGVNDLRAFFENDLRFLKQFR from the coding sequence ATGGATCAGCTGGAAGACGTGATCGTCAAGGCGCAGGCGGAGATCCAGGCTGCCGCCACTGCCGCCGAACTGGATGAAATCCGGGTTCGCTACATGGGCAAGAAGGGCACCTTTACCGAGCAGTCCAAGGCGCTCGGCAAGCTGTCTCCGGAAGAGCGTCCCGCCGCGGGCCAGGCCATCAACCAGGCCAAGCAGGCCGTTAACGACGCGCTCAATAGCAAGCGCGATGCCCTGCAACTGGCCGAGCTCAATACCAAGCTGGCCGGAGAAACCCTGGATATCAGCCTGCCGGGCCGTCGCCAGGCCAGCGGTGGCCTGCATCCGGTCAGCCGCACCATCAAGCGTATCGAATCGTTTTTTGGCGAGCTGGGTTTTCAAGTGGCCGAGGGTCCGGAAATCGAAGACGATTTCCACAACTTCGATGCGCTGAACATTCCGGCCCATCATCCGGCCCGAGCCGATCACGACACCTTCTATTTCAACCCCAAGCTGATGCTGCGCACCCAGACCTCCGGCGTGCAGATCCGTACCATGGAACAGCAGCAGCCGCCCATTCGCATCATCTCGCCGGGCCGGGTATATCGTAACGACTACGATCAGACCCACACCCCCATGTTCCACCAGGTGGAAGGCCTGCTGGTGGATGAAAACGTCAGCTTCACCCAGCTCAAGGGCGTACTGCACGACTTTCTGCACAACTTTTTTGAAGAAGATCTGCAGATTCGATTCCGTCCGTCCTACTTTCCGTTCACCGAGCCCAGTGCCGAAGTGGACGTGATGGGCAAGAACGGCAAGTGGCTGGAAGTGCTTGGCTGCGGCATGGTGCACCCGAACGTACTGCGCTCGGTAGGCATCGACCCCGAGCGTTACAGCGGCTTTGCCTTTGGCATGGGCGTAGAGCGTCTGACCATGCTGCGTTACGGCGTCAACGATCTGCGTGCCTTCTTCGAAAATGATCTGCGTTTTCTCAAGCAATTCCGGTAA
- the rplT gene encoding 50S ribosomal protein L20 has product MPRVKRGVTARARHKKILKQAKGYYGARSRVYRVAVQAVTKAGQYAYRDRRQKKRQFRQLWIARINAASRQNGLSYSRFIDGLKKASVEIDRKILADIAVHDKATFTALVAKAKEALA; this is encoded by the coding sequence ATGCCAAGAGTTAAACGTGGTGTAACTGCGCGCGCGCGTCACAAGAAAATTCTGAAGCAGGCCAAAGGTTATTACGGTGCCCGTTCACGCGTTTATCGCGTTGCCGTGCAGGCCGTTACCAAGGCCGGCCAGTACGCTTACCGCGACCGTCGCCAGAAAAAGCGTCAGTTCCGTCAGCTGTGGATTGCCCGTATCAACGCGGCTTCCCGTCAGAACGGCCTGTCCTACAGCCGCTTCATCGATGGCCTGAAGAAGGCTTCCGTTGAAATCGATCGCAAGATCCTGGCTGACATCGCCGTGCACGACAAGGCCACCTTCACCGCTCTGGTTGCCAAAGCGAAAGAGGCCCTGGCGTAA
- the rpmI gene encoding 50S ribosomal protein L35 produces the protein MPKMKSNKGAAKRFKKTGSGGFKRKQSHLRHILTKKSTKRKRQLRGKCLVAACDVAQIKSMLPTA, from the coding sequence ATGCCTAAGATGAAATCCAACAAGGGCGCTGCCAAGCGCTTCAAGAAGACCGGCTCTGGTGGTTTCAAGCGCAAGCAGTCCCACCTGCGTCACATCCTCACCAAGAAAAGCACCAAGCGTAAGCGTCAGCTGCGCGGTAAGTGTCTGGTAGCAGCCTGCGACGTTGCCCAGATCAAATCCATGCTGCCCACCGCTTAA
- the infC gene encoding translation initiation factor IF-3 encodes MKGAKKGGKPAPRNRLNEEIRLKEVRLVGLEGEALGVVSINEALSAASEAGVDLVEISPNAEPPVCRIMDYGKFLYEKSKATKEQKKKQKQIQVKEVKFRPGTDEGDYQVKLRNLVRFLEEGNKAKVTLRFRGREMAHQEIGFDLLNRIKGDLDELALVESFPKLEGRQAVMVLAPKKKQ; translated from the coding sequence ATAAAAGGCGCCAAAAAAGGGGGCAAGCCCGCTCCCCGCAATCGACTGAATGAAGAAATCCGACTGAAAGAAGTTCGTCTGGTCGGCCTGGAAGGTGAAGCATTGGGGGTCGTGTCCATCAATGAGGCACTGAGCGCCGCCAGTGAGGCGGGCGTCGATCTGGTGGAAATCAGTCCCAATGCCGAGCCGCCCGTTTGCCGTATCATGGATTACGGCAAGTTCCTCTACGAGAAGAGCAAGGCCACCAAGGAACAGAAGAAAAAGCAGAAACAAATCCAGGTCAAGGAAGTTAAATTCCGGCCCGGTACCGATGAAGGCGACTATCAGGTAAAGCTACGCAACCTGGTTCGCTTTTTGGAAGAAGGCAACAAGGCCAAAGTCACGCTGCGATTCCGCGGTCGTGAAATGGCCCACCAGGAAATCGGCTTTGATTTGCTTAACCGCATCAAAGGCGATCTCGATGAACTGGCCCTGGTCGAATCCTTTCCCAAGCTGGAAGGTCGTCAGGCCGTCATGGTGCTTGCCCCTAAAAAGAAACAGTAA
- the thrS gene encoding threonine--tRNA ligase, giving the protein MPTITLPDGSQRHFEHPVSIMEVAQDIGPGLAKACIAGRIDGELADACELISHDASLSIITAKDQDGLEIIRHSCAHLLGHAIKQLWPETRMAIGPVIDNGFYYDVDLEHTLTEEDIQKLEARMLELAKTEYAVVKKKVSWQEARDTFARRHEPYKIEILDQNVSQHDKPGLYHHEEYIDMCRGPHVPSMRFCQHFKLQKVSGAYWRGDSKNKMLQRIYGTAWADKKALKAYLLQLEEAAKRDHRKIGKQLDLYHMQEEAPGMVFWHNDGWTIFRELETFVRDKLREYQYEEVKGPFMMDRVLWEKSGHWDKYAENMFTTHSENRDYAIKPMNCPGHVQIFNQGLKSYRDLPLRMAEFGCCHRNEPSGALHGLMRVRGFTQDDAHIFCTEDQIQSEVSACIRMVYDTYETFGFTNIAVKLSTRPEQRIGSDEIWDKAELALEEALKAYGIEYELQPGEGAFYGPKIEFTLHDCLNRAWQCGTVQLDFALPGRLGASYVGEDNERHVPVMIHRAILGSIERFIGILIEEYAGLFPTWLAPTQAVVLNITDNQADYAKNLVASLNNVGIRARADLRNEKIGFKIREHTLKRVPFMLVCGDKEVEAGKVAVRTRKGQDLGTFDVEELTALIQQEIQTRGKKTVEDRL; this is encoded by the coding sequence ATGCCGACAATTACTCTTCCCGATGGCAGCCAACGCCATTTCGAGCATCCCGTCTCCATCATGGAGGTCGCCCAGGACATCGGCCCGGGCCTGGCCAAGGCCTGCATTGCCGGTCGTATCGATGGTGAGCTGGCGGACGCCTGTGAGCTCATCAGCCATGACGCCAGCCTGTCGATCATCACCGCCAAGGATCAGGATGGCCTCGAGATCATTCGCCACTCCTGCGCCCACCTGCTCGGTCACGCCATCAAGCAACTGTGGCCCGAAACCCGCATGGCCATTGGTCCGGTAATCGACAACGGCTTTTATTACGATGTGGATCTCGAGCACACCCTGACCGAGGAAGACATTCAGAAGCTGGAAGCCCGCATGCTGGAGCTGGCCAAGACCGAATATGCGGTGGTCAAGAAGAAGGTGAGCTGGCAGGAAGCACGGGACACCTTTGCCCGTCGGCATGAGCCGTACAAGATCGAAATCCTCGATCAGAACGTCAGCCAGCACGACAAGCCCGGCCTGTATCATCACGAAGAATACATCGACATGTGCCGGGGCCCTCATGTGCCCAGCATGCGTTTCTGCCAGCATTTCAAGCTGCAGAAGGTATCCGGCGCTTACTGGCGTGGCGATTCCAAAAACAAGATGCTGCAGCGCATTTACGGGACCGCCTGGGCCGACAAGAAGGCGCTCAAGGCGTACCTGCTGCAACTGGAAGAAGCCGCCAAGCGCGATCATCGTAAAATCGGCAAGCAGCTCGACCTCTATCACATGCAGGAAGAAGCGCCGGGCATGGTGTTCTGGCACAACGACGGCTGGACCATCTTCCGCGAGCTGGAAACCTTTGTGCGCGACAAGCTGCGGGAATACCAGTATGAAGAGGTCAAGGGCCCCTTCATGATGGACCGGGTGCTGTGGGAGAAATCCGGCCACTGGGACAAGTACGCCGAAAACATGTTTACCACCCACTCCGAGAACCGGGACTATGCCATCAAGCCGATGAACTGCCCGGGGCATGTGCAGATCTTCAATCAGGGCCTCAAGTCCTACCGGGATCTGCCCCTGCGCATGGCCGAGTTCGGCTGCTGTCATCGCAACGAGCCCAGCGGTGCCCTCCATGGCCTGATGCGGGTGCGTGGTTTTACCCAGGACGACGCCCATATCTTCTGTACCGAAGATCAGATCCAGAGTGAGGTATCAGCCTGTATTCGCATGGTGTACGACACCTACGAAACCTTTGGCTTTACCAATATCGCGGTCAAGCTGTCTACCCGTCCGGAGCAGCGCATCGGCAGCGACGAAATCTGGGACAAGGCCGAGCTGGCCCTGGAAGAAGCACTCAAGGCCTACGGCATCGAATATGAGCTGCAACCGGGCGAGGGCGCCTTCTACGGTCCCAAGATTGAGTTTACCCTGCACGACTGTCTCAACCGGGCCTGGCAGTGTGGTACCGTTCAGCTCGACTTCGCCCTGCCGGGGCGACTGGGGGCCAGCTACGTGGGTGAAGACAACGAGCGCCACGTGCCGGTGATGATCCATCGCGCCATTCTCGGCTCCATCGAGCGTTTTATCGGTATTCTTATCGAGGAATACGCCGGATTGTTCCCGACCTGGCTGGCTCCCACCCAGGCGGTGGTGCTCAACATTACCGACAATCAGGCCGACTATGCCAAAAACCTGGTCGCGTCACTGAATAATGTTGGCATTCGAGCCCGTGCAGACTTGAGAAATGAAAAAATTGGCTTTAAAATCCGCGAGCATACTCTAAAGCGGGTACCTTTCATGCTGGTGTGCGGCGACAAAGAAGTCGAAGCCGGCAAGGTTGCGGTCCGTACCCGGAAAGGGCAGGATCTCGGTACCTTTGACGTTGAAGAGCTGACAGCGCTCATTCAGCAGGAGATTCAAACCCGCGGAAAGAAAACAGTGGAGGATAGGTTATAA
- a CDS encoding TerB family tellurite resistance protein, producing MIKQLKQWLSGNPGETAAELSEEAAVAALLVEVMLADGSASDAEQRRLQSLFRRLFRDEAQQLELWLEQGRARQQQAISLFEFTTHLRALPATRREAILQALWHMALADGELDQQEEGIVRQVAELLYIPHSRFIQLKHRAQKGAD from the coding sequence ATGATAAAACAACTCAAGCAATGGCTGTCCGGCAACCCGGGTGAAACCGCCGCCGAGCTGTCCGAGGAGGCCGCGGTAGCGGCCCTGCTGGTCGAGGTGATGCTGGCCGATGGCAGTGCTAGTGATGCCGAGCAGCGTCGGTTGCAGAGCCTGTTCCGGCGCTTGTTCCGGGACGAGGCACAACAACTGGAACTATGGCTTGAACAGGGCAGGGCACGACAGCAGCAAGCCATTTCCCTGTTTGAATTTACCACACACCTGCGGGCCCTGCCGGCGACACGACGCGAGGCCATTTTACAGGCCTTGTGGCACATGGCCCTGGCCGATGGCGAACTGGACCAGCAGGAGGAGGGCATCGTGCGTCAGGTGGCGGAGCTGCTCTATATTCCGCACAGCCGCTTTATTCAGCTAAAGCACAGGGCGCAGAAGGGGGCCGACTGA
- a CDS encoding fructosamine kinase family protein, with protein MWPVIASQISEAIDAEFAITERKPLSGGEINQAFRVSDGHRHFFVKLNDRAGVDMFRTEWTSLEHLLNTQTVKVPRPVCCGTTVSSSFLVLEYLALGSAEEQDWHMLGRQLAHLHKGSSQPMYGWDEDNFIGTTVQPNAWHKKWATFFAEQRIGWQLKLLEEKGQYFGDIEEIVGAIKNRLASHQPRACLLHGDLWRGNLGFSERQGVLFDPASYFGDRETDIAMTELFGQFPRVFYQGYDAVWPREEGYRARREIYNLYHLLNHVNLFGNPYLQQAKTSLLRIIAS; from the coding sequence ATGTGGCCCGTTATTGCCAGTCAGATCAGCGAGGCGATTGACGCCGAATTTGCCATTACCGAACGCAAGCCCCTCAGCGGTGGTGAAATCAACCAGGCCTTTCGTGTCAGCGATGGCCACCGCCACTTTTTCGTTAAATTGAATGACCGTGCCGGCGTCGATATGTTCCGCACCGAGTGGACCAGCCTTGAGCATTTACTCAATACCCAGACCGTGAAGGTGCCCCGCCCTGTCTGCTGTGGCACCACGGTGAGCAGCAGTTTTCTGGTATTGGAATACCTGGCCCTGGGCAGTGCCGAAGAGCAGGACTGGCACATGCTGGGCCGGCAGCTGGCCCATCTGCACAAGGGCAGCTCCCAGCCCATGTATGGTTGGGACGAGGACAATTTTATCGGCACCACGGTGCAACCCAATGCCTGGCATAAAAAATGGGCCACCTTTTTTGCCGAGCAGAGAATAGGCTGGCAACTGAAGTTGCTGGAAGAAAAGGGCCAGTATTTTGGGGATATCGAAGAAATTGTCGGTGCCATCAAAAACCGCCTTGCCAGTCACCAACCTCGGGCATGTCTGTTGCATGGAGATTTATGGCGTGGCAACCTTGGATTCAGTGAGCGACAGGGCGTGCTGTTTGATCCGGCCAGTTATTTTGGTGATCGGGAAACGGATATTGCCATGACCGAGTTGTTTGGCCAGTTTCCCCGCGTCTTTTACCAGGGTTACGACGCTGTCTGGCCCCGGGAAGAGGGTTACCGTGCCCGCCGCGAGATCTACAACCTCTATCACCTGCTCAATCACGTCAATCTCTTTGGGAACCCTTATCTGCAGCAGGCAAAAACCAGCCTGCTGCGCATTATCGCCAGTTAG